AGAACAAGCAAGACTGACTTCATTACTTGATCCACTTTGATGATTGTTTCTTCTTCCATTTCAAGTCCAAAACACATAGCTAACAGTATACAGAAAACAGCAAATCTTGCATTTCGAACAACCCAGACAACTCCATCATTAGCCTCAGCTTCACTTCTAAGCCGGTTAATGAGTTTATCCATTGCCGATTCCCTTACACTGTGAAACTCCTTAATCCTGCTTGAACTAAGCATATTTTGAACCATGTTTCGCCTTAGTGACCGCCACACCGGGCCATAAAGGGCAGCATTGACAGTGAACTTGTTGCAGCTAAAGATAGTTCTCGTAGGGTTTTCACGAGGCCTGGTAGCGAAGAGAGAACCCCTCTCGATAAGTGCTTCATGGACTAGTTTGGCCTCAGTAATGATTATAAGCGTTCTTGTTCCCATACGTAAAGTAAAGATTGGACCATATTTTGGAATTAAATCTTCtatatattggaaaaaagGCTTACCAGAGCGAGCAACCTGGAAAAGATTGCCAACAATAGGCCAACCCGGTGGCCCTGGAGGAAGGTTTAAACGTTTAGATTTGGCTctgaaagaaaacaagaaaataaggCCTGAAATGAACAAGGCAAGAAGAGTAAAGAAGAGATGATAGTAAGAGGCAAGAGAAGAGATAGTAAGTGTAGGcattatttgttttgtttgtggGAGAGAGACAAGAGAATGAGAAATTGGAGAGGGTACAGAGCAGTGAAGCAAAAGTGGGTCAAGAAAAGAGGATATAAGAATGGGAAGAGCATGAATTTGCAGGTAAGGTTTAATTAATGTTCTTGAACTGTTTTATCTACCAAGTGTATGGCTGATAAATGCTAATTTCAGCAATTCATAATCTCATGCGCTTTAAAATAAGttgaatatgaaaataaaatttaaatctatttttatataggGATAATTCTTGATTTCTACTCTATTATACGAATTTCCCTCATTATCGGATTTACTAAATCCCCCTTGTATTTTCACAAAACTAACTACTAATCCCCTCATCCAAAGCTAATATAGGTAAaggactaaattaaaaaaataaaattacaatttaattttatcaaatattaagaTCTAtcaagattaattttttttttatcaaatttaaataaaatttccatttTCAGCATAGTTTAAATgtctatcaaaataataatatctaacTATAGATAtgtattctattttaataactaaaattaaattatatactgatttgataatgttactttaaatataattattttaaaaatatttaaatttatagaattacattgtactaaaaaatttacatttaataaaagtttaaagtaattagttttatagaaatataaaggggatttaatataataaaattgacataaaaaaatttgtatataaaagtaaaaatcagagagtaaataataattacttttgtataaataataataataatatcatattatataattaattaaatcatattttattaagtgaTAAGAACATAAGGTTTTAGATATTTCTCCTTTGCAAGGAGGTAAGAGTGACACATCAACAAAAGACAATTGCACACAGCTTAAAAAGATCAAAAGCAATATGTGCCCACAACTTAAAAGCAGCAAAAGCAAGTAGAGTAAGTAAAGATGATCTCCTGTGATAGGGTAGTCTGTTCACAGTTATGTCTTTTAATTTTCCCATTATTCCAACGTGAGATTCTGaccctttttcttctcttttatttataataaagatGATCGAGTTCATAGATCTGGCCTATCGAACTAAAAGGAAGTATgctgaaaagaaaaggaagctAAACAAGGTGGTACTTTGTTGAAAGATTTGGTAATCCCAGAGCCAGCTCCAAGGGTGGCCTGCATAACCAGTTGCCTAGGGCCTCCCAAATAAGGGGGCTTCATATTTTCTTAAGTGCTTTAGCTTACTTTTTAGCTTTTGATTATATTAGGcgagtctaaaaaaattattaaaactacTTCTGATCAACTATGTTTTAAAAACAATCAAACGACTTgactatattatttattaaaaaataataccaaaatttaattacaatgatctgattgaataattttagttatgaaaaagtaagaaaaatatcacttttttttcttaattttagttatacaTTCTTTGGTTTCATTTATTGCATCTGTAAAAttattcttgtattctttattACTGGCAAGTTTGTTATGCAACAGCGGCCTCCCTATAATTGTATTGCAAATTctgttattttgtttttttgctTTTACTGGCACAATTGTGTGCTAGCAATATTTCTTATTCTTGTATAGGAGTAGGGAGCAAGtaataattgtatatatatagtatcaCTTGTATTACTTACCAGTAGTGAATGTACATATATTATTCCCTCAAATTCTTTTACCATTTGTTCATGATATCAGAGCAGGTCAAGGTCTAGTGCCTGTGATTTTATGAGCCACAATGGCTGATACTGAAACTACAACCACCACAGCAGCTTTGTgagcaaacaaagaaaatgagataGCTTACAATAACAATGGTGATCCTTACTTCCTTCAAAGTTCAAACCATCCTAGGATGGTGTTGGTGACTGCACCACTAATAGGGAACAACTACCTCACCTGGAGCAGATCGATGAGGATTGCTTTAGGTACTAAACTGAAGCTGGATTTTATTGACGGCAGAATCACTATGCCAGAAGAAGGCAGTGCTGAGTTTGAGCTCTGAACTAGGATTAATTACATGGTAACATCCTAGATCTTAAATTCTATTTCTAAAGACATTGTGGATGGTTTTCTATATACCACCACATCAAAGGAATTGTGGGATGAATTAGCTAAAAGATTTGGGGAAAGTAATGGACCTCTGTTGTACCAAATCCAAAGAGACATTTCTTCAATATCCTAAGAAAATGATTCAGTTGCAATATATTATACTCGACTGAAGAAACTCTGGGATGAGTTTGCTTATCTTATGCCGTTACCACCCTACACTTGTGGAGCTACACAAATTATGGCCGATTTTTACTCAATGAACAAACTGATGCAGTTTCTTATGGGATTGAATGACTGCCGTGACAATACCAGAAACCAGATTCTAGTCATGGATCCATTGCTAAGTGTGAATCGAGTCTACTCTATGCTTCTCAGAGTAGAAAAACTAAAGGAAGTTCATGtgaatttcaataaaaatgcTGATGCAATAGGATTGCTTGCAAAGATTCAGGGTAATTTTAAATCTGTCAAGAAAGAGGGCGCAGGAAGAAACAACTTCAGGAGGAAGGAGAAGGAAAGACAAACTTGTGAGCATTGTAGTATGAAAGGGCGTACCAAGGAAGAATGTTTCAAGCTGCATGGATATCCAGATTGGTACAAAGAATTGAAGGGACAACAAAGGAAAACTGGTGGAAAAGCTATGGTTAATATGGCTGATTCACCATTGGATCTCAATTCTGATGACGGACAAGTGGAAATAGCTAGTCTTGTGTAACAAGAGGTCATGAGGATCATGAAAGGAAAAGGAGGCCCAAAAAGCATCTCTGCTAACTTTGCTGGTAAATACTTATTATCTGAACTTGCTTTGAATTTGGTTATGAATGCTATTGATTTTTTGGATTCTGGAACTTGGATATTGGAAACAAGGGCCACGAATCATATGTGTGGTTCAAAGGTCTCATTTCAAAACCTAAAACACCCAAAGACCCCTGCACCTATTTACCTACCTGATGGATCTATTAAATATGTTGATAGTATTGGTGACATTAAACTGTTTCAAAGACATCATTTGAAAGATGCCTTGCATGTCCCTAACTTCAAATTTAACTTGATTTCAGTTTACAAGCTTGCTAAATCtactcaaattaaatttacttttacaCCTGACAAATGCATTTTACAGGACCTGCAGACTGACAAGGTTCTGGCCATAGGAAAATCCTTAGGCAGGTTATATATTTTGGATGCTACTTGTTTCaagaattttgaatataatagTGTTTTGACTGGAAGCTTGCTTTCTATCCCTAACGATTCAGTTTTATCTTGTAATCAAATTGCGACTGTCAATGAAAATGCAACTCCTTTCAAATTTTCACTCTGGCATAATAGATTGGAACATTGTCCAGTTGATGTTATGAAGCatgctaaagttaaaaaaaaaggttttaaagattttataaactaTGATGTTTGTCACAAGTCTAAACACTAAAAACATCCTTTTGCCATTAATCAAACAACATCTACTCAAATTTTCCAACTACTTCACTTAGATATATGGGGTCCTTACAAACATGTTTCTATCAAAGGGGCTAGATATATTCTCACCATCATAGATGAGTACTCTAGGGCCACTTGGACTTTTCTTATGGCACAAAAAACTCAAACTACCACCCTACCCAGTTCATCAAAAtgactcaaacccaacatgaaaaaaaatcaaagccATTAGAAGCGATAATGGAACTGAGTTTACAAACCAAGAATTTCAGAAACTCATTGCTAATGAGGGAATCATTCATCAAAGAAGTTGTCCATACACACCCCAACAAAATGGTGTGGTGGAAAGAAAACACAAGCACTTGTTACAAATAGCAAGAGCCCTCATGTTCCGGTCCAAACTCCCAAAGAAATTCTGGGGTTGTTTAATTCTACTGGCCACACATATTATAAACATATTGCCTTCAAAAATTTTGAGCTGGAAATCACCCTATGAAAAGCTTTTCTTGAAACCCCTTAATTACGATGATTTGAGAACCTTTAGATGTTTATGCTATGTGACAAAGATGTCTATGCTATGTGACAAACACCTTActaaagaaagataattttGAGGAACAAGATTTTAAGTATGTTTTTATTGGCCACAATTCGGGAGGTCTATGATTTGGAAAATCACAAAATTCTTGtttcaagaaatataaagttttataaaaatatttttcctttcaaaaaTTATGGAAAAGTTTTTGAAAAGGAGGATTTTGCTGTGTTGCCTTTGCCCATTGATGAAGAAAATCAAGTTTTTGACAAAATTGTTTTACCTCAGATGTCTGAGGATAATGATGATCATATTAACGACATAGAAATTGACTTTCATAATGAACCTGAGAATgttttagaaaatgaaaaatatgaagTTTTGTctcctaaattaaatgaagatTTTCAAACTTTGAAACGAAGCACCAACGTAAAATCAAAACCTTTATGGCATATAAGGattatataacaaatattGATGCAGATTCTATAGTCAGAAACAAAATTCAATTGCAGGTTCCCTCTTCATCACTACACACACCACCTACATATCCTTTCATAAAATCACCAATTCTGACTGAATCATATATATCGTTCTTAGCCAATATGTCCAATATTTAAGAGTCATTATCCTTCAAGCAAGCCAGTAATGGCAGTAATTAGGTTAAGGCAATGGATCTTGAGATTAAAAGTCTTAGAAGAAAATGAGACTTGGGAGCTTTCTTCCTTGCCAAAGGGAAAGAAAGCTATTGGATTGAAATGGGTATATAAGTCGAAGCTAAAGCCTGATGGAACTGTTGATAGGCATAAGGCTTGATTAGTAGCCAAGGGCTTTCATCAATTAGAAAGGGTCGACTATTTTGAGAGTTTTTCTCCTGTGGCAAAAATTGTGACAGTCAGGATATTTCTTGCCATAGCTACTTCGAAATCATGGCCCATACATCAGTTGGATGTAAACAACACCTTTCTCTATGGTTCTTTAGAGGAAGATGTTTACATGTTGCCACCAGAGGGGTATACTAAGGCAAAAACTAATCAAGTTTACAAACTATGAAAGTCGATATATGGGTTGAAACAAGCATCGAGGCAATGGAATATTGAGTTCAGCTAGAAGATTAAAGCCATTGGGTTCTACAAGTCCACTCATTATAATTGTCCCTTAATTAGACAAAATGATAATTCCTTTACAGCTTTGCTGATTTATGCCGATGATATCCTTCTTTCTGGAATCTCAGAAAAGGATATTGGTGAAGTTAAGGAGTACCTTGATAGAAAATTTACAGTCAAGGATTTGGGCCATGTTAAATATTTCCTCGAGCTTGAGATAGCAAGAGGATCATTAGGCACTATCATCAATCAAAGGAAATATTTGCTTGTATTGTTAATAATGCAGGCCTTATTGGAGCTAAACCTGTCCCCAACACCATTGCCTAAGGGACATAAATTAGAAGCTAACAAAGGAACTCCTCTTTTTGAACCAGAAAAGTACATGAGGTTAATTGGAAGGCTTATTTACTTGAACATAAGCAGACATGACATCAGCTATTATGTTCAACAACTGAGTCAATTTGTCAACTTGCCATGTGATTCTCATTGGAAAGCTGCATTGCATCTTTTAAGATACCTTAAGGGTTGTCCTTCAAAGGGATTGCTATATCCTAATCATAATGATCTTCAATTGCAAGCAGTCAGTGATGCAGACTGGGCTATATGCACTGAATCTCATAAATCTCTTACCGGTTTCTACATCTTCTTAAGATCAGCCCTCATTTCTTGGAAAACCAAGAAGCAAACAACAGTTTCAAGATCTTCAGCAGAGGCAAAAGTATCGAAGTCTTGCTGTAACTGTTTGTGAGTTACAATGGATTTCTTATATCTTGAGAGAATTCAAAATTAAGCTTCAATGTCCCATTCCTCTATGGTGTGACAACAGGGCTGCCATTCACATTACTGAAAATCCAGTGTTCCATGAACACACTAAACATTTGGATATAGATTGTCATCTTGTCAGGAACCAGTTTAAAGAAGGTTTCATTCAACCACAACACATCATCACTCAAGAGCATATCGCAGATATGTTTACCAAATCACTTTCTGCTCCTCAACTCAATAAACTAGTGTCTAAGTTGGGTTTGTTTGATGTCCACCAAACTCCAACTTGAGgagaatgaataaaattattgttttattctCTGTCACCTTGCACCTCTCTTCTGGCAAGTTTGTTATGCAACAGCAGCCTCCCTATAAATTTACTGCAAAttctgttattttatttttttgcttttattggCACAATTGTGAGCTGGcaatattctttattcttgtATAGAAGTAGTGAGCAAGTAacaattgtatatatatagtctCACTTGTATTACTTACCAGTAGTgaatatatagatattattccttcaaattcttttaccATTTGTTCAACATCATGTGTGGTTTATGAATATAGGGTAGAGTCGTTGGTGTATCGggatttcaaaaaattttagacatcatctaatttatatttttaaatcttaatttaatataatgaatatttattatatatttaactaaattaactttttaatttaaagaaacGGTAGATTTTATATTTCGTATTTATCTTCTAAATTTTATCCTTACATTATATAactgtttatttttaattttaattttacaacATTAATACTAGCCCTTTTATTAACagagatatttatatttgaaactATATTTAACGTTTtcaaatatatcttttataataattaggggtaattactattttttctcTGTATTTCTTTACATTATACTAGTTATTCcctaatatttgaaaaatatatttttttatccttttattttgtagtTTTATACTAGAAAATCCTTCcatcaaaattttcattaggaaattgttaattaaatttgattttatactatttgtcTTCTGATTTTTtgtgtaatatacaaatttcctcctacattttatttattgcactcaaattttcttgcattttaaaaatcaatgcaattaaagaactaaattgataaaaaaataataatttgatcttaaaacttcttatcaaagttacaattttactgtaacaaaattaataataagaataatatctattataatttaataatttaaagttaaattatatgatttttttaatattttaattaatataagtattttttaaatatttaaattttactagaatttaattatgctaaaaattagagtaattaaaaaatactagttaattatttttatacagatactaaaattgatttttatataaaaattagattagagagttttagtataataaataaactataaagagtaatttttataaataaactataaagagtaatttgtatattacacTAAAGATAGGGggaaaatagtataaaattaaatctaattaatggttgtttaatagaaattttgacGAAAGagatttttagtataaaattataaaaataaaagagaaaaatagtaattatccttaattattatcaattaGAAAGAcacaaagattaaaaaaaagactCAATCTTCATGCActttaagaattataaaatttttatcttcAAAACATAATAAACGGATATTAAGAAGTAAGA
The nucleotide sequence above comes from Ricinus communis isolate WT05 ecotype wild-type chromosome 6, ASM1957865v1, whole genome shotgun sequence. Encoded proteins:
- the LOC125370458 gene encoding uncharacterized protein LOC125370458, whose protein sequence is MPLPPYTCGATQIMADFYSMNKLMQFLMGLNDCRDNTRNQILVMDPLLSVNRVYSMLLRVEKLKEVHVNFNKNADAIGLLAKIQGNFKSVKKEGAGRNNFRRKEKERQTCEHCSMKGRTKEECFKLHGYPDWYKELKGQQRKTGGKAMVNMADSPLDLNSDDGQVEIASLV